The Salminus brasiliensis chromosome 8, fSalBra1.hap2, whole genome shotgun sequence genome has a window encoding:
- the ercc1 gene encoding DNA excision repair protein ERCC-1, with product MENKKFRINLDDSAFNKERSPVAPLFKPSSKVGPGETSSTQTAPQAAGQPLSYAEFIVQSKSRAARGPETQDGHRDAGSKCESVTKPSTDLGKPQAGTREKETPEPMAAAALETAAVSEKQEEQLSGEKKTGEGQNTEELIVTPHLLGSGSSIIVSPRQRGNPILKFVRSVPWEFGEVVPDYVLGRTTCAFFLSLRYHSLNPNYIHERLKQLGQTFTLRVLLVQVDVKDPHHALKELARICIMADCTLILAWSPEEAGRYLETYKSYEKKPADLLKEQVEKDYLSKVTDCLTTVKSINKTDAITLLSTFSSLEGIINASKEELVLCPGLGPQKARRLYDVLHQPFLKSKKKDS from the exons ATGGAAAACAAGAAATTTCGAATTAACTTGGACGATTCAGCTTTCAACAAAGAAAGAAGTCCG GTGGCACCTCTTTTCAAGCCCTCTTCAAAAGTAGGCCCAGGCGAGACCTCGTCCACACAGACTGCCCCGCAAGCTGCTGGCCAGCCATTGTCGTATGCAGAGTTTATCGTCCAGAGCAAAAGCAGAGCTGCCCGTGGACCAGAGACTCAGGATGGGCACAGAGATGCGGGTTCCAAATGTGAGTCAGTTACAAAACCTTCCACAGACCTCGGAAAACCTCAGGCTGGAACAAGAGAGAAGGAGACTCCAGAGCCAatggcagcagcagctctggagACCGCTGCAGTTTCAGAGAAGCAGGAGGAACAGTTGTCTGGAGAGAAGAAAACGGGAGAAGGTCAAAACACAGAGGAACTCATTGTTACCCCACATCTGTTAGGGTCTGGGAGCAGCATTATCGTCAGCCCTCGACAG AGAGGAAACCCTATACTGAAGTTTGTCAGGAGCGTTCCATGGGAGTTCGGGGAAGTAGTGCCTGACTATGTCTTGGGGCGAACAACATGTGCTTTCTTTCTCAG TCTGCGGTACCATAGCCTGAATCCAAACTACATCCATGAACGGTTGAAGCAGTTGGGGCAGACTTTCACACTCCGAGTGCTGCTTGTGCAGGTTGACGTG AAAGACCCCCATCATGCTCTGAAGGAGCTGGCTCGAATCTGCATCATGGCTGACTGCACACTTATCTTGGCCTGGAG CCCTGAGGAAGCTGGTCGTTACTTGGAGACATACAAATCGTATGAGAAGAAGCCTGCAGATCTCCTTAAAGAGCAAGTAGAGAAAGATTACCTCTCTAAG GTTACTGATTGCCTTACCACAGTGAAGTCCATCAACAAGACTGATGCCATCACACTGTTGTCTACATTCTCT TCTCTGGAGGGCATTATTAATGCATCAAAGGAAGAGCTAGTGCTGTGCCCTGGACTCGGCCCTCAAAAG GCAAGAAGGCTGTATGATGTGCTTCACCAGCCTTTTCTGAAGTCcaaaaagaaagacagctgA